Sequence from the Enhydrobacter sp. genome:
AGCACGCCGTCCGGCTTGCCGCCCAGCAGCTTCATGTCGACCAGCGCCTGCTGGACCGCGCGGATCTGCTCGGCCGAGGTCTTCGGCCAGCCCAGAGCCTCGTCGTCCAGTGGGGGCGTGGACGGGGGTGAAGGTGGGGGCGTCGGCGCGGGCTCCGCCGCCGGCGTTGTCGTGGGCGGCTCGGCGGCGGCGACGGGCTTCGTCGGCTTGGGCGGCGACAAGGCCTCGACGATCGCCTTGAATTCCTGCTGGGCGACGTCCTGCGCCTGCAGCAGCTCGGTCGGCGTCAGGATGCGCTGCAGCGTCTGCGACCGCTGGTCGGCGCTCTTCACCAGCGGCGTCTCCTGGCCGCCGTTGGCCTGGCGGTCGAACTCGGCGGCGATTGAGAACCAGGCGAGCGCGGCCGTGGCGTCCTTGGCCCCCGCGTCGCCGCGCTCGTACATGTCGCCCAGGGTGAACATCGATGCCGCCATGCCCTGCTTGGCGGCCGAGCGCAGCAGTTCGGCCGCGGCCTTGGCATCGCGCGGCGTGCCCTTGCCGTCGCGCAGCATGAGGGCGAGGTTGTGCTTGGCCGACGGCACGTTGCCGTCGACGGCCCGGCGATACCATTCCACCGCACGCGTCGAATCGCGTTCGACGACGAAGCCGCGCTCGTACATCACGCCGACGCTGAAGGCGGCGCTCGGCGAGCCGAGCTCGGCCGCGCGCAGCAGCCAGCCGGCGCCGGCCTGCGGGTCCTTGGGAGCGGTCATTCCCTGGATCAGGCGCCGACCCATTTCCTCCATGGCGGGAAGCTCGTTGGTGTTGGCCCGCCGCCGCAGCTCGTCGAGTGGCATCTGGGAGATATCGTCCGCCGGCTGGCCCTGCGTCCTGTCCGGCGCGGCAGACGATTGAGGGTCGGCGCCAAGCGCCGCCGGCGACGCTGTCGCCACGGCGGCAATCAGGAGGTTGCGCCAGACTGACCTCATCATCGGGCGAGCATAACCCCGATGGGCTGCCGTCGAGAAGCCGTTGCGCGATGGCGTACGACGACCAGCGCCGTCAGCAGCAGCACGGCGCCGGCCTGATGTGCGGTGGCGACCGCGATGCCGACGCCGCTCAGGACGGTGGCGATGCCGAGGCCGAGCTGGAGCAGCGCCAGCGCCGCGGCCGTCAAGGTGTCGGCGCGCGGCGCGCGCCACGCCATCGCCAGCACGCCGAGCACCAGCAGCTTGGCGAGCCAGCGATGCACGAACTGCACGGTGGTGCCGTTCTCGAAAGGATTGATCCAGGCGGGCGAGAGCTCGAGCAGCCCGGGCGGCAGCCAGTGGCCCGACATGGTCGGGAAGGTGTTGTGCGCGGCGCCGGCGCGCAGCCCGGCGACGAAGGCGCCCCAGACGAGCACGACGAACAACGCCGCGATCAGTGCCGTGGACCAGCGGCGCGCGACGGGATCGTCACGTCGCGCCGGCGACGGTGACGGCGACGTCTCGAGGATCAGCCATACTGTGTAGGCATAGAGCGCCACGGCGAGGCCGAGATGCGCGGCCAGGCGATAGTGGCTGACCGCCGGGCGGTCGACCAGGCCAGACGCCACCATCGCCCAGCCGATCGCGCCCTGCAGGCCGCCCAGCAGCAGCAGGACGATCAGCCGCGGCTTCAGCGCCCGCGGCAGCTTGCGGCGCCACCAGAACCAGGCGAGCGGAACGGCGAACGCCAGCCCGATCAACCGTCCCCACAGGCGATGCAGATACTCCAGCCAAAAAATCTGCTGGAACTCGGCCACCGTGAAGTGGCGATTGACCAGCCTTCCCTGCGGCGAGGAAAGATACTTCTGCAGCTCCGCCTGCCACGCCGCCTCGCCGATTGGCGGCAGCCAGCCCGTCACCGGCCGCCACTCGACCATCGACAGGCCCGATTCGGTGAGTCGGGTGAGTGCGCCCAGCACGATCATGAAAAAAATCATGCCGGCCACGACGATCAGCCAGTTGCGCACGGAAGCGGGGGCTTGCATGAGTGCCCGACCATGCGTGAAGCCGCCCGCGCCGTCATCAGCCTAAATGTCGCGAAGGCGGCGGCGCACCTTGCGCTCGCCGCACCGCCCCGTTAATCGGTTCGCCTACGAACAAATCACCCCTCGCCGCACGGATATTTCGACGATGAACGCGCCCGCGCTCGGCCCCTCGCTCGCTCACGGGCTGAGCTTCGAAGACCTCTACGACCGCGACGGTCTCGCGCGGCTCGACGCGGCGTTCGTGGCGTGGCTGAAGGACGCCGATGTCGAGGCCCATGCGCGGCTCGTGGCGGCGCGCGCTGCACCCGACGAGCTTGCGGTCAAGGACGAATCCAACCTGCTGATCGAGGTCGCGCGTCCGTTGGAGGATTTCGTCGCCGCCCTGTTCGGCGTCTCGCGGCAGGCCGCCGCGCTGCGCGCCCGGCACGCCGCGCTGGCGCCGCTCTACGACTGCAAGCGCCTGTTCGTGCAACGCTACGTCACGCGCGCGATCAAGCCCGATGCGGCGGCGTCGCTCGACGGCGAGGCGGTGACGGCGGCGCTTGCCGTCGCCGCGAAGCGTGCCGACGGGCTCGAGGCATGGGAGCTGGCCTTCGCGCTGGAAGTGCGCGCGCGGCTCGGCGCGGAATTCAAGGTCGAGGCATCGACGCCCGAGATAGAGGCGCTGACGCGCTACGCCGCCTGGGCATTGCACCATCCCGAGGGAAGGAAGCGCCATCGCGACGGGCCGCTGTTCAAGGTGCCGCACAAGCTCGACTTCGAGCGCCTGGTGCCGATCGAGACGGAAGTCGTCGATGGCGTGACGCGCCTGAAACTGCCGCGGCCGATGCTGCGCCATCGCGAGGGTTTCGCCCTCACCGACCAGGGCTTCGACCTCGTGCGCTCGCTCGACCACACCTGGTACTGCATCTGGTGCCACAACCAGGGCAAGGACAGCTGCTCGCGGGGCCTCAAGGATCGCAAGACGGGGGTGTTCCAGAAATCGCCGTTCGGCGTGACGCTCGCGGGCTGCCCGCTCGAGGAGAAGATCTCGGAGATGAACCTGCTGAAGAGCGAGGGCTTCTCCATCGGCGCGCTCGCCATCGCCGCGGTCGACAACCCGCTGCTGGCGGCGACCGGCCATCGCATCTGCAACGACTGCATGAAGGCCTGCATCTACCAGAAGCAGGAGCCGGTCGACATCCCGCAGATCGAGACGCGCACCCTGAAGGACGTGCTCGGCCTGCCCTGGGGTTTCGAGATCTATTCGCTGCTGACGCGCTGGAACCCGCTGAACCTCCGCCGGCCGATCCCGCGTCCGGCGACGGGCCGCACCGTGCTGGTGGTCGGGCTCGGACCCGCCGGCTTCAACCTCGCCCATCACCTGATGAACGACGGCCACGCCGTGGTCGGCATCGACGGCCTGAAGATCGAGCCGCTGCCGCCGGAGCAATCGGGCGTGCTGGCCGACGGCGCGCGCGTGCGGTTCGCGCCGGTCGAGGACATCGCCGCCCTGCGCGAGGATCTGGGCGAGCGCGCGATGGCGGGATTCGGCGGCGTCGCCGAATACGGCATCACGGTGCGCTGGGACAAGAACTACCTGAAGCTGGTGCGGCTGCTGCTCGAGCGCCGCACGCAATTCTCCATGTTCGGCGGCGTGCGCTTCGGCGGCACGGTCACCGCCGAAGGCGCCTTCGAGATGGGCTTCGACCACGTCGCGCTCTGTGCCGGCGCCGGCAAGCCGACCGTGCTCGACCTGCCCAACGGCCTCGCCCGCGGTGTCCGTGCGGCATCGGACTTCCTGATGGCCTTGCAGCTCACCGGCGCGGCCAAGAAGGATTCGATCGCCAACCTGCAGATCCGCCTGCCCGTGGTGGTCATCGGCGGCGGCCTGACCGCGATCGACGCGGCGACCGAATCGCTCGCCTACTATCCGCTGCAGGTCGAGAAGTTCCTGTCGCGCCATGAGACGCTCAGCGCCGAGCGGGGCGAGGCCGCAGTGCTGGCGGCGATGAACGAGGAAGAGCGCGAGATCGCCGGCGAGTTCATCGCGCACGCAAGAGAGATCCGGGAGGAGCGCAAGCGCGCCGCGCGCGAGGGCCGCGCGCCCGACATCGCCGGCCTGGTCAACGGCTGGGGCGGCGTCACCATCGCCTATCGCCGCCGGCTGATCGATTCGCCGTCCTATACCCTGAACCACGAGGAAGTGCTGAAGGCGCTCGAAGAGGATATTCGTTTCGCAGAAGGCCTGTCGCCGATCGCCGTCTCGATCGACCGGCACGGCCACGCCTGCGCGCTCGAGGTCGCGGGCGAGCAGGGCGGCGCCAGGGTCGAGGCGACCCTGCCGGCGCGCACCATCCTGGTCGCGGCGGGCACCCAGCCCAACACGGTGCTGGCGCGCGAGGATGCCGCGCACGCCGTCATCGAGGGCAAGTATTTCCGCGCCATCGACGAGCAGGGCCGCGTCGTCGAGCCCGAGCGCGTCGCCAAGCCCGCCGAGGTGCGCGTGCTGATGTATCGCCACGGCGACGGCCGCACGATGTCGTTCTTCGGCGACCTGCATCCCTCCTTCGCCGGCAACGTGGTGAAGGCGATGGGCGGCGCCAAGCAGGGCTACCCCGTGCTGACGCGCGCCATGGCGGCGCTGCCGGCGCCCCGTCGGACGTCGCGCGAGATCCTGGCCGAGGCCAACGACCTGTGGCGCGCCAAGGTGGTGCGGGTCGAGCGATTGACGCCGACCATCGTCGAGGTCGTGGTCGAGGCGCATGCCGCGGCGCGCAACTTCGAGCCCGGTCAGTTCTACCGGCTGCAGAACTACGAGGCGCGCTCGCACCGGGTCGACGGCACGCTCCTCACCATGGAGGGCCTGGCGCTGACCGGCGCCTGGG
This genomic interval carries:
- a CDS encoding COX15/CtaA family protein, which produces MQAPASVRNWLIVVAGMIFFMIVLGALTRLTESGLSMVEWRPVTGWLPPIGEAAWQAELQKYLSSPQGRLVNRHFTVAEFQQIFWLEYLHRLWGRLIGLAFAVPLAWFWWRRKLPRALKPRLIVLLLLGGLQGAIGWAMVASGLVDRPAVSHYRLAAHLGLAVALYAYTVWLILETSPSPSPARRDDPVARRWSTALIAALFVVLVWGAFVAGLRAGAAHNTFPTMSGHWLPPGLLELSPAWINPFENGTTVQFVHRWLAKLLVLGVLAMAWRAPRADTLTAAALALLQLGLGIATVLSGVGIAVATAHQAGAVLLLTALVVVRHRATASRRQPIGVMLAR
- a CDS encoding FAD-dependent oxidoreductase, whose translation is MNAPALGPSLAHGLSFEDLYDRDGLARLDAAFVAWLKDADVEAHARLVAARAAPDELAVKDESNLLIEVARPLEDFVAALFGVSRQAAALRARHAALAPLYDCKRLFVQRYVTRAIKPDAAASLDGEAVTAALAVAAKRADGLEAWELAFALEVRARLGAEFKVEASTPEIEALTRYAAWALHHPEGRKRHRDGPLFKVPHKLDFERLVPIETEVVDGVTRLKLPRPMLRHREGFALTDQGFDLVRSLDHTWYCIWCHNQGKDSCSRGLKDRKTGVFQKSPFGVTLAGCPLEEKISEMNLLKSEGFSIGALAIAAVDNPLLAATGHRICNDCMKACIYQKQEPVDIPQIETRTLKDVLGLPWGFEIYSLLTRWNPLNLRRPIPRPATGRTVLVVGLGPAGFNLAHHLMNDGHAVVGIDGLKIEPLPPEQSGVLADGARVRFAPVEDIAALREDLGERAMAGFGGVAEYGITVRWDKNYLKLVRLLLERRTQFSMFGGVRFGGTVTAEGAFEMGFDHVALCAGAGKPTVLDLPNGLARGVRAASDFLMALQLTGAAKKDSIANLQIRLPVVVIGGGLTAIDAATESLAYYPLQVEKFLSRHETLSAERGEAAVLAAMNEEEREIAGEFIAHAREIREERKRAAREGRAPDIAGLVNGWGGVTIAYRRRLIDSPSYTLNHEEVLKALEEDIRFAEGLSPIAVSIDRHGHACALEVAGEQGGARVEATLPARTILVAAGTQPNTVLAREDAAHAVIEGKYFRAIDEQGRVVEPERVAKPAEVRVLMYRHGDGRTMSFFGDLHPSFAGNVVKAMGGAKQGYPVLTRAMAALPAPRRTSREILAEANDLWRAKVVRVERLTPTIVEVVVEAHAAARNFEPGQFYRLQNYEARSHRVDGTLLTMEGLALTGAWVDKEKGLLSLITLEMGGSSDLCALLEPGEPVIVMGPTGTPTEIEPGETVVLAGGGLGNAVLFSIGQAFRRAGSRVLYFAGYKKPSDRYKVEEIEAAADVVVWACDEAPGFSPDRPQDKALVANIVEAMRRYAAGELGEQPIPFRDADRIIAIGSDGMMNAVRLARHGVLKPYLKPDHRALGSINSPMQCMMKEICAQCLQLHRDPVTGKESVVFSCFNQDQELDRVDFSCLRQRLRQNGAQEKIAALWIDRSLRRIGARS
- a CDS encoding SEL1-like repeat protein codes for the protein MMRSVWRNLLIAAVATASPAALGADPQSSAAPDRTQGQPADDISQMPLDELRRRANTNELPAMEEMGRRLIQGMTAPKDPQAGAGWLLRAAELGSPSAAFSVGVMYERGFVVERDSTRAVEWYRRAVDGNVPSAKHNLALMLRDGKGTPRDAKAAAELLRSAAKQGMAASMFTLGDMYERGDAGAKDATAALAWFSIAAEFDRQANGGQETPLVKSADQRSQTLQRILTPTELLQAQDVAQQEFKAIVEALSPPKPTKPVAAAEPPTTTPAAEPAPTPPPSPPSTPPLDDEALGWPKTSAEQIRAVQQALVDMKLLGGKPDGVLGPRTRTAIRDFQGNAGMRETGEPSRELFLALKVAQRGIVEHSALPTPPKADPPPPEPPKEAAKAAIDEPKAPTEPPTTTSDDIARTDRDVWPKTRADQIRAIQRLLTELRYYDAALTGQLGKLTRAAILDYQRTRGLKQTGEPSEALFESLKEMRGLMTPKPNQ